In Roseomonas fluvialis, one genomic interval encodes:
- a CDS encoding carbohydrate ABC transporter permease, which translates to MSATTEPQQTNAATAQPETMTWDSRSRRMVTIYVPLVCFLIILLFPFYWMTITAFKPNAELYDYGRHNPFWISSPTLDHIRLLLFGTAYPRWLMTTMIVSVCATVLSLLSSTLAAYAIQRLRYKGSQYVGLAIYLAYLVPPSILFIPLATMVFQLGLFDSPMALILVYPTFLIPFCTWLLIGYFKSIPFELEECALIDGATRLQILWQITLPLAVPGLISAGIFSFTLSWNEFIYALAFIQSSENKTVPVAILTELVTGDVYQWGALMAGSLLGSLPVAIFYSFFVDYYVSSLTGAVKE; encoded by the coding sequence ATGAGCGCGACCACCGAACCGCAGCAGACCAACGCCGCCACCGCCCAGCCGGAGACCATGACCTGGGACAGCCGGTCGCGGCGCATGGTGACGATCTACGTACCGCTGGTGTGCTTCCTGATCATCCTGCTGTTCCCGTTCTATTGGATGACGATCACGGCCTTCAAGCCGAACGCCGAGCTGTACGATTACGGCCGGCACAATCCGTTCTGGATCAGCTCGCCCACACTCGATCACATCCGGCTCCTGCTGTTCGGCACCGCCTATCCGCGCTGGCTGATGACCACCATGATCGTGTCGGTCTGCGCCACCGTGCTGTCGCTGCTGTCGTCCACGCTCGCCGCCTATGCGATCCAGCGGCTGCGCTACAAGGGCAGCCAGTATGTCGGCCTGGCGATCTACCTGGCCTACCTGGTGCCGCCGTCGATCCTGTTCATCCCGCTGGCGACCATGGTGTTCCAGCTCGGGCTGTTCGACAGCCCGATGGCGCTGATCCTGGTCTATCCGACCTTCCTCATCCCGTTCTGCACCTGGCTGCTGATCGGCTACTTCAAGTCGATCCCTTTCGAGCTCGAGGAGTGCGCGCTGATCGATGGTGCGACGCGCCTGCAGATCCTGTGGCAGATCACGCTGCCGCTGGCGGTGCCGGGGCTGATCAGCGCGGGCATCTTCTCCTTCACGCTGTCCTGGAACGAATTCATCTACGCGCTCGCCTTCATCCAGAGCAGCGAGAACAAGACCGTCCCGGTCGCGATCCTGACCGAACTGGTGACCGGCGACGTGTACCAGTGGGGCGCGCTGATGGCGGGCTCGCTGCTGGGCTCGCTGCCGGTCGCGATCTTCTATTCCTTCTTCGTGGACTACTACGTCTCCTCCCTCACCGGCGCGGTGAAGGAATAG